From Desmodus rotundus isolate HL8 chromosome 12, HLdesRot8A.1, whole genome shotgun sequence, one genomic window encodes:
- the LOC112321255 gene encoding leukocyte immunoglobulin-like receptor subfamily A member 5 isoform X1 → MAGSTTSQTLTVLLCLGLCRGWWDQVQAGIPPKPSIWADPGPIISKGSPVTIWCQGSLQADGYILYKERNSEPWMTSIPEASIEKTGFLIQSMNSQNAGPYQCAYSTGGSLSQLSEPLLLAVTGEHSAPSLSAHPGLVVASGGIVSLLCNSQSTWDTFHLLKEGGAEPPQHRKSEWRSSERRWQAVFPVGPVSSSHGGTYRCYGSSSSTPNVWSQSSDPLHLDVTDYTVGNLIRLGVSGLILVVLGVLLFEAWHSRRRPHHAASG, encoded by the exons ATGGCAGGAAGCACCACGAGCCAGACCCTCACTGTCCTTCTCTGCCTCG GGCTGTGTCGAGGCTGGTGGGACCAGGTCCAGGCAG GAattccccccaaaccctccatCTGGGCTGACCCAGGCCCCATCATCAGCAAGGGGAGTCCTGTGACCATCTGGTGTCAGGGGTCTCTGCAGGCAGATGGCTACATTCTGTATAAAGAGAGGAACTCTGAGCCCTGGATGACGAGCATCCCAGAGGCCTCCATCGAGAAGACTGGGTTCCTCATTCAGTCCATGAACTCACAGAACGCAGGGCCGTACCAGTGTGCATACAGCACTGGGGGCTCGCTGTCCCAGCTGAGTGAGCCCCTGCTCCTGGCGGTGACAG gaGAGCACAGCGCACCCTCCCTCTCAGCCCACCCAGGCCTGGTGGTGGCCTCAGGAGGGATCGTGTCCCTCTTATGCAACTCACAGTCCACATGGGACACTTTCCACCTGCTGAAGGAAGGAGGAGCTGAGCCACCCCAACACAGGAAATCAGAATGGAGATCCTCTGAGAGGAGGTGGCAGGCTGTCTTCCCTGTGGGCCCTGTGAGCTCCTCCCACGGGGGGACCTACAGATGCTATGGTTCCTCCAGCTCCACCCCCAATGTGTGGTCACAGTCCAGTGACCCCCTGCACCTTGACGTCACAG ACTACACAGTGGGAAACCTCATCCGCTTGGGTGTGTCTGGCTTGATCCTGGTGGTCCTCGGGGTGCTGCTGTTTGAAGCTTGGCACAGTCGGAGAAGACCCCACCATGCAGCAAGCGGGTGA
- the LOC112321255 gene encoding leukocyte immunoglobulin-like receptor subfamily A member 6 isoform X2: MAGSTTSQTLTVLLCLGLCRGWWDQVQAGIPPKPSIWADPGPIISKGSPVTIWCQGSLQADGYILYKERNSEPWMTSIPEASIEKTGFLIQSMNSQNAGPYQCAYSTGGSLSQLSEPLLLAVTGEHSAPSLSAHPGLVVASGGIVSLLCNSQSTWDTFHLLKEGGAEPPQHRKSEWRSSERRWQAVFPVGPVSSSHGGTYRCYGSSSSTPNVWSQSSDPLHLDVTGVYREPPGSQAQVE, translated from the exons ATGGCAGGAAGCACCACGAGCCAGACCCTCACTGTCCTTCTCTGCCTCG GGCTGTGTCGAGGCTGGTGGGACCAGGTCCAGGCAG GAattccccccaaaccctccatCTGGGCTGACCCAGGCCCCATCATCAGCAAGGGGAGTCCTGTGACCATCTGGTGTCAGGGGTCTCTGCAGGCAGATGGCTACATTCTGTATAAAGAGAGGAACTCTGAGCCCTGGATGACGAGCATCCCAGAGGCCTCCATCGAGAAGACTGGGTTCCTCATTCAGTCCATGAACTCACAGAACGCAGGGCCGTACCAGTGTGCATACAGCACTGGGGGCTCGCTGTCCCAGCTGAGTGAGCCCCTGCTCCTGGCGGTGACAG gaGAGCACAGCGCACCCTCCCTCTCAGCCCACCCAGGCCTGGTGGTGGCCTCAGGAGGGATCGTGTCCCTCTTATGCAACTCACAGTCCACATGGGACACTTTCCACCTGCTGAAGGAAGGAGGAGCTGAGCCACCCCAACACAGGAAATCAGAATGGAGATCCTCTGAGAGGAGGTGGCAGGCTGTCTTCCCTGTGGGCCCTGTGAGCTCCTCCCACGGGGGGACCTACAGATGCTATGGTTCCTCCAGCTCCACCCCCAATGTGTGGTCACAGTCCAGTGACCCCCTGCACCTTGACGTCACAG GTGTGTACAGGGagcccccaggcagccaggctcaAGTGGAATGA